The Blautia hydrogenotrophica DSM 10507 genome window below encodes:
- the hisH gene encoding imidazole glycerol phosphate synthase subunit HisH produces the protein MIGIIDYDAGNIKSVEKALLHLGETPVVTREPKELLAADKVILPGVGSFGDAMGKLREYGLISVIHEIVDRGTPFLGICLGLQLLFESSQESEGVEGLGILKGQVLRLLHQDGLKIPHMGWNSLELKNGGRLFAGVPEQTYVYFVHSYYLKAEDPAVVKATTQYGVEIHASVEQGNVFACQFHPEKSGSWGLKMLENFAKLDGGC, from the coding sequence ATGATCGGAATTATCGATTACGATGCGGGTAATATTAAGAGTGTTGAGAAAGCACTGCTCCATCTGGGAGAGACACCTGTGGTGACCCGTGAACCGAAGGAGCTGCTGGCTGCTGACAAGGTGATTTTGCCAGGGGTGGGAAGTTTTGGGGATGCAATGGGAAAACTAAGAGAGTATGGTCTGATTTCTGTGATTCATGAGATTGTAGACAGGGGAACCCCATTTTTAGGTATCTGTCTGGGACTTCAGCTACTCTTTGAGTCCAGCCAGGAGAGCGAGGGAGTAGAGGGTCTGGGGATATTAAAAGGCCAGGTTTTGCGACTTTTGCACCAGGATGGACTGAAGATTCCACATATGGGCTGGAATTCTCTGGAACTAAAAAATGGTGGCAGGCTGTTTGCAGGAGTGCCGGAACAGACCTATGTGTATTTTGTACATTCTTATTATTTGAAGGCAGAGGACCCTGCGGTTGTGAAAGCAACGACTCAGTACGGAGTTGAGATTCACGCTTCTGTAGAACAGGGTAATGTCTTTGCCTGTCAGTTTCACCCGGAAAAAAGTGGCAGCTGGGGATTGAAAATGCTTGAAAATTTTGCAAAGCTGGATGGAGGGTGCTAA
- the hisF gene encoding imidazole glycerol phosphate synthase subunit HisF — protein sequence MFTKRIIPCLDVKNARVVKGVNFVNLKDAGDPVEVAKAYDAAGADEVVFLDITASSDQRATVVDMVRQVAANVFIPFTVGGGIRTVEDFRMLLREGADKISINSAAIDRPELIREAAEKFGSQCVVVAIDAKKRADGSGWNIYKHGGRVDMGMDAVWWAKQVEALGAGEILLTSMDCDGTKAGYDLELTSAIAGCVSIPVIASGGAGSLEHFYDALTVGGADAALAASLFHYKELEIQEVKNYLAHRKVPVRR from the coding sequence ATGTTTACGAAAAGAATTATTCCGTGTCTGGATGTGAAAAACGCGAGAGTGGTAAAAGGGGTTAATTTTGTCAATTTAAAAGATGCGGGAGACCCAGTGGAAGTAGCAAAAGCTTATGACGCGGCAGGAGCGGATGAGGTGGTATTCTTAGATATCACGGCATCTTCTGACCAGAGGGCCACAGTGGTGGATATGGTACGGCAGGTGGCGGCGAATGTGTTCATCCCGTTTACGGTAGGGGGAGGAATCCGCACAGTGGAAGACTTTCGGATGTTGCTTCGGGAGGGTGCCGATAAAATTTCCATCAATTCCGCGGCGATTGACCGTCCTGAGCTTATCCGAGAGGCAGCAGAGAAATTTGGCAGTCAGTGTGTCGTCGTGGCGATTGACGCTAAAAAAAGGGCCGACGGCAGTGGTTGGAATATCTATAAGCATGGCGGTAGAGTTGACATGGGAATGGATGCAGTCTGGTGGGCGAAGCAGGTGGAAGCTTTGGGAGCGGGCGAAATTCTGTTGACGAGTATGGACTGCGATGGGACGAAGGCAGGATACGATCTGGAATTGACCAGTGCCATTGCCGGGTGTGTGTCCATACCGGTGATTGCCTCCGGAGGAGCGGGCAGTCTGGAACATTTTTATGACGCTCTGACCGTGGGAGGGGCGGATGCAGCGCTGGCTGCGTCGCTGTTTCATTACAAAGAACTAGAGATACAGGAAGTAAAGAACTATCTGGCGCATCGTAAGGTGCCGGTCAGAAGATAA
- a CDS encoding 2-hydroxyacyl-CoA dehydratase → MAVISSTDDFYRLGIDIGSTTVKIAILDQDNTLLFADYERHFANIQETLANLLAKAQDKLGELIVHPVITGSGGLTLANHLEVPFVQEVIAVSTSLETFAPKTDVAIELGGEDAKIIYFEGGNIEQRMNGICAGGTGSFIDQMASLLQTDASGLNDYAEHYQALYPIAARCGVFAKSDIQPLINEGATKEDLAASIFHAVVNQTISGLACGKPIRGHVAFLGGPLHFLTQLRQAFIRTLKLDEEHTIIPENSHLFAAMGSALNAKEEVSVSMSSMKDRLAASIKLDFEVARMEPLFESEEDYREFEKRQSQYNVATADLSTYEGNCYLGIDAGSTTTKTALVGEDGTLLYSFYSNNNGSPLNTAIRSIQEIYQQLPPSAHIAYSCSTGYGEALIKAALLLDEGEVETVSHYYAAAFFDPEVDCILDIGGQDMKCIKIKNQTVDSVQLNEACSSGCGSFIETFAKSLNYSVSDFAKAALYAKHPIDLGTRCTVFMNSKVKQAQKEGAEVSDISAGLAYSVIKNALYKVIKVSDASELGRHIVVQGGTFYNDAVLRSFEKIADCHAIRPDIAGIMGAFGAALIARERYCADTETTMLPIEKINTLEFSTSMANCKGCTNNCRLTINKFSGGRQFISGNRCEKGLGKEKNQKKIPNLFDYKYKKLFHRAPLSPLEATRGQVGIPRVLNMYENYPFWHTFFTELKYQVVLSPGSSRKIYELGIESIPSESECYPAKLAHGHISWLIRKGVKYIFYPCIPYERVEFPEAVNHYNCPIVTSYAENIKNNVDELSDPSIRFSNPFLAFTSEEVLTERLVQEFSNLPEAEVRQAAHKAWVELENTRKDIQKKGEEVLAWMERTHHRGIVLAGRPYHVDPEVHHGIPELINSYEIAVLTEDSISHLAHIERPLRVNDQWMYHSRLYAAANFVKTREDLDLIQLNSFGCGLDAVTTDEVYEILERSGKIYTCLKIDEVNNLGAARIRIRSLIAALKVKEKKKQPRVIRPSSIYKVPFTKEMRKTYTILCPQMSPIHFSILQAAFNASGYHLEVLPNDNKEAVDVGLKYVNNDACYPSLMVVGQVMQALLSGKYDLNRVAIIMSQTGGGCRASNYIAFIRRALEKAGMSQIPVISVNLSGLESNPGFKLTPKLIQRVAYGGVFGDILMKCVYRMRPYEAKKGSVNRLHRKWEKRCIQFISDKKITHKKFKWMCRKMIQEFDQIPITDEKKPRVGIVGEILVKFLPAANNYLAELLESEGAEAVVPDLIDFLAYCFYNQNFKVKYLGSKKSVAVTANMGIKALDWIRSAANQAFRESKHFEPSADIRDLARMARPIVSTGNQTGEGWFLTGEMLELIHNDAPNIVCTQPFACLPNHIVGKGVIKQIRKQYPQANIVAIDYDPGASEVNQLNRIKLMLSTAQKNLKKDITV, encoded by the coding sequence TTGGCTGTCATTTCATCTACAGACGATTTTTATCGTTTAGGTATCGACATCGGTTCAACCACAGTAAAAATAGCCATTCTCGACCAAGACAATACTCTGTTGTTTGCAGATTATGAACGTCATTTTGCTAATATCCAGGAGACTCTGGCAAATCTTCTGGCAAAAGCCCAGGATAAATTAGGGGAACTCATTGTACACCCAGTAATTACCGGTTCCGGAGGCCTTACCTTGGCCAATCATCTAGAAGTTCCATTCGTGCAGGAGGTAATCGCTGTATCTACTTCCCTGGAGACCTTCGCTCCAAAAACAGACGTTGCTATTGAGCTAGGTGGAGAGGACGCAAAAATCATCTACTTCGAAGGCGGAAATATCGAACAGCGTATGAACGGCATCTGTGCCGGAGGCACCGGCTCTTTTATCGACCAAATGGCTTCTCTGCTCCAGACGGATGCGTCTGGCTTAAATGATTACGCCGAACACTATCAGGCACTCTATCCCATAGCGGCCCGGTGCGGTGTCTTCGCCAAATCGGATATTCAACCCTTAATCAATGAGGGCGCCACGAAAGAAGATTTGGCCGCTTCTATTTTCCATGCAGTCGTAAATCAGACCATCAGCGGACTGGCCTGCGGTAAACCTATCCGCGGACATGTGGCCTTCTTAGGCGGCCCGCTCCATTTTTTGACTCAGCTGCGCCAGGCATTTATCCGCACCCTAAAGCTAGATGAGGAACATACCATCATTCCTGAAAACTCGCATCTGTTTGCAGCTATGGGGTCCGCACTGAATGCAAAAGAAGAAGTATCCGTCTCTATGTCATCCATGAAAGATCGGCTGGCTGCTTCTATCAAACTAGACTTCGAGGTTGCCCGCATGGAACCTCTCTTTGAATCTGAGGAAGACTATCGAGAATTTGAAAAGCGTCAAAGTCAGTACAATGTGGCAACCGCAGATCTGTCCACCTACGAGGGCAACTGTTATCTCGGAATTGACGCAGGTTCTACCACCACAAAGACAGCTCTCGTCGGGGAAGACGGAACCCTGCTCTATTCTTTCTACAGCAACAACAATGGCAGCCCCCTAAACACAGCAATCCGTTCTATTCAGGAAATTTACCAGCAGCTGCCACCTAGCGCACACATCGCCTATTCCTGTTCCACCGGATATGGAGAAGCTTTGATCAAAGCAGCTCTTTTGTTGGATGAAGGAGAAGTAGAGACCGTGTCTCACTATTACGCGGCCGCATTTTTTGACCCGGAAGTAGACTGTATTCTGGATATCGGCGGCCAGGATATGAAGTGTATCAAGATCAAAAACCAGACTGTAGACAGCGTTCAGCTCAACGAGGCCTGTTCCTCCGGCTGTGGCTCTTTCATCGAAACTTTTGCGAAATCCCTGAACTACAGCGTATCTGATTTCGCCAAAGCAGCTTTATACGCAAAGCATCCCATTGATCTTGGTACCCGTTGTACGGTATTCATGAATTCCAAAGTCAAACAAGCACAAAAAGAAGGGGCTGAGGTCTCGGACATTTCCGCCGGACTCGCCTACTCTGTCATCAAAAACGCGCTTTACAAGGTCATCAAAGTATCCGATGCCTCCGAGCTTGGACGCCATATTGTCGTACAGGGCGGCACCTTCTACAATGACGCAGTGCTGAGAAGTTTCGAAAAAATCGCGGACTGCCATGCCATCCGTCCGGATATCGCTGGCATCATGGGAGCTTTCGGAGCAGCCTTAATCGCCCGCGAACGATACTGTGCGGACACAGAGACGACCATGCTCCCCATCGAGAAGATCAATACATTGGAATTTTCCACTTCCATGGCAAACTGTAAAGGCTGTACCAATAACTGTCGTCTGACCATCAACAAATTCTCCGGCGGCCGCCAGTTCATCAGCGGAAACCGGTGTGAGAAGGGCCTTGGCAAAGAGAAGAACCAAAAGAAAATTCCAAATCTATTCGATTACAAATATAAAAAACTGTTCCACCGCGCTCCTCTGTCTCCACTAGAAGCAACTCGGGGACAGGTGGGAATTCCCAGAGTGCTCAACATGTATGAGAACTATCCATTTTGGCATACCTTCTTTACGGAATTGAAATATCAGGTGGTGCTCTCGCCCGGCTCTAGCCGGAAAATCTACGAACTGGGTATCGAATCGATTCCCAGTGAATCCGAGTGTTATCCGGCAAAGCTCGCCCACGGCCATATCTCCTGGCTGATTCGAAAGGGCGTCAAGTACATATTCTATCCTTGCATTCCCTATGAGCGGGTAGAATTTCCTGAGGCAGTCAATCACTATAACTGTCCAATCGTGACCTCTTACGCCGAGAACATCAAAAACAACGTGGATGAGTTAAGCGACCCTTCGATTCGCTTTTCCAATCCTTTTCTGGCTTTTACCTCAGAGGAAGTTCTCACAGAACGCCTGGTACAAGAATTTTCAAATCTCCCAGAAGCAGAAGTTCGCCAAGCTGCCCATAAAGCCTGGGTGGAATTGGAAAACACTCGGAAAGATATTCAAAAAAAGGGAGAGGAAGTCTTAGCGTGGATGGAACGTACGCACCACCGGGGAATCGTCCTGGCTGGACGTCCTTACCATGTGGATCCCGAAGTACATCACGGTATCCCTGAACTGATTAACAGTTATGAGATCGCAGTGCTCACAGAAGACTCCATCTCACATCTGGCACACATTGAGCGTCCGCTGCGTGTCAATGACCAGTGGATGTACCATTCCCGACTGTACGCGGCCGCGAACTTTGTAAAGACCAGGGAAGATTTGGACTTAATTCAGCTCAACTCTTTTGGCTGTGGGCTGGACGCAGTTACCACGGACGAAGTCTACGAGATCTTAGAGCGAAGCGGGAAAATCTATACCTGTCTGAAAATTGATGAGGTAAACAACCTAGGAGCAGCCAGAATCCGAATTCGTTCCTTGATCGCAGCCTTGAAAGTAAAGGAAAAGAAAAAACAGCCTCGGGTAATCCGCCCCTCTTCCATCTACAAGGTGCCATTCACCAAGGAAATGCGGAAAACCTACACAATATTATGTCCGCAGATGTCACCGATACATTTTTCTATCCTGCAAGCTGCTTTCAACGCAAGCGGATACCATCTCGAGGTTCTGCCCAACGACAACAAAGAAGCAGTAGACGTGGGATTAAAGTATGTAAACAACGATGCTTGCTATCCGTCTTTGATGGTGGTGGGACAGGTCATGCAGGCCCTGCTCTCAGGTAAATACGATTTAAATCGTGTGGCAATCATCATGAGTCAAACCGGAGGCGGCTGCCGCGCCTCCAACTATATCGCTTTTATCCGCCGCGCTTTAGAAAAAGCAGGTATGAGTCAGATTCCGGTGATCTCGGTGAACCTAAGCGGATTGGAGAGCAATCCAGGCTTTAAGCTGACTCCGAAACTGATTCAGCGAGTAGCCTACGGTGGTGTCTTTGGCGATATTCTGATGAAATGTGTCTACCGGATGCGCCCCTATGAAGCGAAAAAGGGTTCTGTCAACCGGTTACACAGAAAATGGGAAAAACGTTGTATCCAATTTATCAGTGACAAAAAAATCACACATAAAAAATTCAAGTGGATGTGCCGCAAAATGATTCAGGAATTTGATCAGATTCCCATCACAGACGAGAAAAAGCCACGGGTCGGAATCGTCGGTGAAATCCTGGTAAAATTTCTTCCCGCCGCAAACAACTATCTGGCAGAGCTTTTGGAGTCAGAAGGAGCGGAAGCTGTCGTTCCCGACCTCATCGATTTCCTGGCCTACTGCTTCTACAATCAGAATTTCAAAGTAAAATATTTAGGTTCTAAAAAGTCTGTGGCAGTCACAGCAAATATGGGAATTAAGGCCCTCGACTGGATACGAAGTGCCGCTAACCAAGCATTCCGTGAGAGCAAGCATTTTGAGCCTTCCGCAGATATTCGGGATTTGGCGAGAATGGCCCGTCCGATCGTCTCTACCGGAAACCAGACGGGAGAAGGTTGGTTCCTGACCGGTGAGATGCTGGAATTGATTCACAACGATGCCCCGAACATTGTCTGCACTCAGCCATTCGCATGTCTGCCAAATCATATCGTGGGAAAAGGTGTCATCAAGCAGATTCGCAAGCAGTACCCTCAGGCTAATATCGTGGCCATCGACTACGACCCCGGAGCCAGCGAGGTGAACCAGCTGAACCGAATCAAGCTGATGCTCTCCACCGCCCAGAAAAACTTAAAGAAAGATATTACGGTATAA
- the tgt gene encoding tRNA guanosine(34) transglycosylase Tgt yields MYQILKTEGRAKRAKLTTVHGTIQTPVFMNVGTAAAIKGAVSTVDLHEIGTQVELSNTYHLHVRPGDQVIKKLGGLHKFMNWDRPILTDSGGFQVFSLAGLRKIKEEGVYFQSHVDGRKIFMGPEESMQIQSNLASTIAMAFDECPSSVATREYVQNSVERTTRWLRRCKEEMARLNSLEDTINPHQLLFGINQGAIYEDIRISHAQQISEMNLDGYAVGGLAVGESHEQMYRILDEVVPHLPKEKPTYLMGVGTPANILEAVSRGVDFFDCVYPSRNGRHGHVYTNQGRRNLFNAKYELDDRPIEEGCQCPACRNYSRAYIRHLLKAKEMLGMRLCVLHNLYFYNTMMTEIRDALDAGNFEEYKEKKLAGMEENT; encoded by the coding sequence ATGTATCAGATATTAAAAACCGAAGGCAGAGCGAAGAGAGCGAAGCTGACAACTGTTCATGGAACCATTCAGACACCTGTCTTTATGAATGTGGGGACAGCCGCTGCGATTAAAGGGGCGGTATCCACGGTGGATTTGCATGAGATTGGCACTCAGGTGGAACTGTCCAATACATACCATCTACATGTGCGTCCAGGTGATCAGGTGATCAAAAAGTTGGGGGGACTGCATAAATTTATGAATTGGGACAGGCCGATTCTCACGGATTCCGGCGGATTTCAAGTTTTTTCCCTTGCAGGGCTTCGTAAGATCAAAGAGGAAGGCGTATACTTTCAGTCCCATGTCGATGGGAGAAAGATTTTTATGGGGCCGGAAGAGAGTATGCAGATTCAGTCGAATCTGGCGTCCACGATCGCGATGGCTTTCGACGAATGTCCTTCTAGTGTGGCTACCAGAGAGTATGTTCAGAATTCTGTGGAACGCACGACCCGTTGGCTGAGACGTTGTAAGGAAGAGATGGCAAGACTGAATTCTCTGGAAGACACCATCAATCCTCACCAGCTTTTGTTCGGCATCAATCAGGGAGCGATCTATGAGGATATCCGTATCTCTCATGCACAGCAGATCTCTGAGATGAATTTGGATGGCTATGCAGTCGGAGGTCTGGCAGTGGGAGAGAGCCATGAGCAGATGTACCGGATTTTGGATGAGGTGGTTCCACATTTGCCCAAGGAAAAGCCGACTTATCTGATGGGAGTAGGAACACCTGCGAATATCCTAGAGGCGGTGAGCCGAGGGGTAGATTTTTTTGACTGTGTCTATCCGTCCAGAAATGGAAGGCATGGGCATGTCTATACTAACCAGGGAAGGCGTAATCTGTTCAACGCAAAATATGAGTTGGATGACAGACCCATTGAGGAAGGATGTCAGTGTCCAGCCTGTCGCAATTACAGTAGGGCTTACATCCGCCATCTTTTGAAGGCAAAAGAGATGTTGGGGATGCGGCTGTGTGTTCTCCATAATCTGTATTTCTATAATACGATGATGACAGAGATCAGGGACGCTCTGGACGCGGGAAATTTTGAGGAATATAAAGAGAAAAAACTG
- a CDS encoding sensor histidine kinase, with translation MREWRPHTLRFQITVLFTGLVFVFLGAILLINQFFLEDYYITQKEDTLKSSFMKLEKLKNEEGIPDTWIKESSEKNLSWVVLSPEGVIVGGVGEKDMLASRLFGYLYGIGGKEKVKTKVLEQSDQYVIQKSEDNFVDMDYVEIWGELDNQNYCIIRTPLESIRESVNISKGFYLYVGLAVLVISFVIIALVTRRITKPICQLTKLSQQMAKLDFGVKYESRAGNEIDTLGENFNFMSMQLQNTISELQQANGQLHRDIEEKIRIDEKRKEFLDNVSHELKTPIALVQGYAEGLRENISDDPESREFYCDVIMDEAAKMNKLVRNLLNLNQLESGVDLVTMEEFDLVEVIRGVIQASDILVQQKEARVIFNSQEPVMVWADEFKIEEVITNYFTNALNHLDENKIVEIKILKMDEHIVRVTVFNTGKAIPEEDLDQIWNKFYKVDKARTREYGGSGIGLSIVKAIMESMRQQCGVENFKNGVQFWFELEKR, from the coding sequence ATGAGAGAGTGGCGTCCCCACACACTGCGGTTTCAGATCACAGTATTGTTTACAGGCCTGGTGTTTGTGTTTTTAGGGGCCATTTTGCTGATTAATCAGTTTTTCTTGGAAGATTATTATATCACCCAGAAAGAGGATACGCTAAAATCTTCTTTTATGAAATTGGAAAAGCTGAAAAATGAAGAAGGAATTCCGGATACCTGGATAAAAGAAAGCTCAGAGAAGAATTTAAGCTGGGTAGTATTAAGCCCGGAGGGAGTCATCGTAGGAGGGGTCGGAGAGAAAGACATGTTGGCCTCTCGGCTCTTTGGCTATCTGTACGGAATAGGTGGCAAGGAGAAGGTAAAGACCAAGGTTCTAGAACAGAGCGATCAATATGTGATACAAAAGAGTGAGGACAATTTCGTGGACATGGATTATGTGGAGATTTGGGGAGAGCTGGACAACCAGAACTACTGCATTATACGAACGCCTCTAGAGAGTATCCGGGAGAGTGTGAATATCTCAAAGGGCTTTTACCTCTATGTAGGACTTGCTGTTTTGGTGATAAGCTTTGTGATCATCGCCTTGGTGACCAGAAGAATTACAAAACCGATTTGTCAGCTCACAAAACTATCTCAGCAAATGGCAAAGCTGGATTTTGGCGTGAAGTATGAGAGTAGGGCTGGCAATGAGATTGACACCTTAGGAGAAAATTTTAATTTCATGTCGATGCAGCTTCAGAACACGATTTCTGAGTTACAGCAGGCAAATGGGCAGCTTCATAGAGATATTGAAGAAAAAATCCGTATTGATGAAAAGCGAAAAGAATTTTTAGACAATGTGTCCCATGAGCTGAAGACGCCGATTGCCTTGGTGCAAGGATACGCGGAAGGGCTGAGAGAGAATATTTCGGATGACCCTGAGAGTAGAGAGTTCTACTGCGACGTGATTATGGACGAGGCCGCGAAGATGAACAAGCTGGTGAGAAATCTGTTGAATTTGAATCAATTGGAGTCCGGTGTGGATTTGGTGACTATGGAGGAATTCGATCTGGTGGAAGTGATTCGGGGAGTGATTCAGGCTTCGGATATTCTGGTACAGCAAAAAGAGGCAAGGGTGATCTTTAACAGCCAGGAGCCTGTGATGGTCTGGGCTGATGAATTTAAGATTGAGGAGGTCATCACGAACTATTTTACCAATGCTCTGAATCACCTGGACGAGAATAAGATTGTGGAGATCAAGATTTTAAAGATGGATGAGCACATAGTAAGGGTGACTGTGTTTAATACGGGAAAAGCGATTCCTGAGGAAGATCTAGATCAGATTTGGAATAAGTTCTACAAAGTGGATAAGGCCAGGACGAGAGAGTATGGAGGAAGTGGCATTGGACTTTCCATCGTAAAGGCGATCATGGAATCCATGAGACAGCAGTGCGGTGTGGAGAATTTTAAAAATGGTGTACAGTTTTGGTTTGAACTGGAGAAAAGATAA
- a CDS encoding putative polysaccharide biosynthesis protein has protein sequence MSKKDNTLVKNASFLMVAALVSKIIGLIYKRPLSSMLGNEGFACFQFAQNIYFILLMIASFSIPQAVSKIMAERIAFGRYRDAQRVFRGALIYAVIMGGAVSLFCLFGASILIPSNMANARLALRVLSPTIFFSGILGVFRGYFQAYRNMMPTSLSQILEQIANASVALLMVHFMQVSFSAASDSTQQRWGAAGATMGTGAGVLAALMLMVVIYGINRKGIRRRVSKDRVSSDESYGSVLRIIVLIASPIILSAFIYNVNGYINSYMYSAIMEYKGVAEDVVKSLYSQNSYFMTIINIPLTLASTAPTSMIPEVSAHYAYGDIKSANAKTDQAAWISMLISIPAAVGLAVLSGPITRLLFPVSTPVAANILIIGAVTIVLNGCSNISNGVLQGIGKPKIPMINAAVSLVVDVIVMAVLLFLTDLGVYTIVCAMIVYAVVMCVLNDRAMKKYMGYRNPWRKAYLPPLLASVPMGLVAGGVYYGLYLLVPISVLCLVLAIGLGGLTYFVCYLKLGRPSAEELGALPGGGLMIRLGRKLGML, from the coding sequence ATGAGTAAGAAGGACAATACGTTGGTAAAAAATGCCTCCTTTTTGATGGTGGCGGCGCTGGTATCCAAGATCATCGGGTTAATTTATAAAAGACCGTTGTCCTCTATGTTGGGAAACGAAGGATTTGCCTGTTTTCAATTTGCGCAGAACATTTATTTCATTCTGTTGATGATTGCGTCTTTTAGTATTCCTCAGGCAGTGTCCAAAATCATGGCGGAGAGGATTGCTTTTGGTCGCTACCGGGATGCCCAGAGAGTATTTCGGGGGGCGTTAATTTACGCGGTGATTATGGGTGGTGCAGTGTCGTTGTTTTGCCTGTTCGGGGCTTCTATACTGATCCCTTCCAATATGGCGAACGCTAGGCTGGCTCTTCGAGTTCTCTCTCCGACGATCTTTTTTTCAGGTATTTTAGGTGTATTCCGGGGATATTTTCAGGCGTACCGGAACATGATGCCGACTTCCCTGTCCCAGATTCTCGAACAGATTGCCAATGCCAGCGTCGCACTTTTGATGGTTCATTTTATGCAGGTGAGTTTTTCAGCGGCTTCCGATTCCACGCAGCAAAGATGGGGAGCTGCAGGAGCGACCATGGGTACTGGAGCGGGAGTGTTGGCAGCATTGATGCTGATGGTTGTGATTTATGGAATCAACCGGAAGGGAATTCGCAGGAGAGTGAGCAAAGACCGAGTATCCTCAGATGAGAGTTATGGAAGTGTTCTGAGGATTATCGTGTTGATCGCTTCACCGATTATTCTAAGTGCATTTATTTATAATGTGAATGGCTATATCAACAGCTATATGTACTCTGCTATTATGGAATACAAAGGTGTGGCGGAGGATGTGGTGAAATCCCTGTACAGTCAGAACTCTTATTTTATGACGATTATCAACATCCCTCTGACATTGGCGAGTACGGCGCCCACATCTATGATTCCTGAAGTGTCCGCCCACTATGCCTATGGGGATATCAAAAGTGCCAATGCTAAGACGGACCAGGCTGCATGGATTAGTATGCTGATTTCCATTCCAGCTGCTGTTGGACTTGCGGTTTTGTCAGGACCGATCACAAGACTGTTGTTTCCGGTCTCCACACCGGTGGCGGCAAATATCTTGATTATTGGCGCTGTCACCATTGTTTTAAACGGATGTTCGAATATCTCCAATGGGGTTCTTCAGGGAATTGGAAAACCTAAAATTCCAATGATCAACGCGGCAGTTTCTCTGGTAGTGGACGTGATTGTCATGGCAGTTTTGCTGTTTCTGACAGATTTAGGTGTCTACACGATTGTGTGCGCGATGATTGTGTACGCTGTGGTGATGTGTGTGTTGAATGACCGGGCGATGAAGAAGTATATGGGGTATCGAAATCCTTGGAGAAAAGCGTATCTTCCGCCTCTGTTGGCGTCTGTGCCTATGGGACTGGTGGCAGGCGGAGTCTATTACGGTTTATATCTTTTGGTGCCGATCAGTGTTCTTTGCCTGGTACTTGCGATTGGACTGGGAGGACTTACGTATTTTGTGTGTTATCTGAAATTGGGAAGACCATCTGCTGAGGAGTTAGGTGCGCTTCCAGGCGGAGGTTTGATGATTCGCCTAGGTCGAAAATTGGGGATGCTGTAA
- the ung gene encoding uracil-DNA glycosylase, whose product MAALEGEWLEALKGEFRKPYYAKLYKKVLEEYQTRKIFPPAQEMFNAFHFTPLNEVKVVILGQDPYHNDGQAHGLCFSVKKDVEIPPSLVNIYQELHDDLGCYFPNNGYLEKWARQGVLLLNTVLTVRAHQANSHRGIGWEEFTDAAIQVLDQQDRPIVFLLWGKPAQMKKSMLHNPKHLILEAPHPSPLSAYRGFFGCRHFSQTNEFLRANGLTPIDWQIENIPAAGNRTDAVF is encoded by the coding sequence ATGGCAGCATTGGAAGGTGAATGGCTGGAGGCTCTCAAAGGGGAGTTTCGCAAGCCTTATTATGCGAAATTATATAAAAAAGTCTTGGAAGAATATCAGACGAGAAAGATTTTTCCTCCTGCACAGGAGATGTTTAATGCGTTTCATTTTACCCCTTTAAATGAGGTAAAAGTAGTGATCCTAGGACAAGATCCGTATCACAATGACGGGCAGGCTCATGGTCTTTGCTTCTCTGTGAAAAAGGACGTGGAGATTCCGCCGTCTTTGGTAAACATCTATCAGGAGCTTCATGATGATTTGGGGTGTTATTTTCCCAACAATGGATATCTGGAAAAATGGGCAAGACAGGGAGTTCTTTTGCTGAATACGGTGTTGACGGTGCGGGCTCATCAGGCTAATTCCCACAGAGGAATCGGCTGGGAGGAATTTACTGATGCGGCGATACAGGTTTTGGACCAGCAGGATCGACCAATTGTTTTTTTGCTTTGGGGAAAGCCGGCACAGATGAAAAAAAGTATGCTTCACAATCCCAAACATTTAATCTTGGAGGCGCCGCATCCTAGCCCCCTGTCGGCATACAGAGGATTCTTTGGATGTAGACATTTCAGCCAGACGAATGAATTTTTAAGGGCCAATGGCCTGACGCCCATCGACTGGCAGATCGAGAATATACCTGCGGCCGGGAATCGAACAGATGCAGTGTTCTAG